AAAGAGTCTCCAGCATGGCCCCGGCCAGAAAGTCCAGCAGTCGGTGCCCGTCGCTGACTTCATACGGAGTCGGCAGAAGGGGCGCGGGCCGCACCTCCTGGACCTCGCCCGCCGAGACCTCCGCGTAAGCCCGCTTGACCGCGGTGTGCCCGGCGTCCAGCACGAGCACCGGCCCCTCCCGGTACTGCCGCGCGGCACCGTGCAGCATCAACAGGCGCGGCTGCGCGAAGAGATGCAGCCGCACGCCCTCCACGCCCAGCCGGGGCAGCCACTCCCTCGCCGTGGAGGCGAGGTGCTGGCCCAACGTTCCGCTCAGCACACCCCCACCCAGGACGATGTCGTTGACCTGCCCCCAGCGGTTCCAGTGCGTCTCCGGCCAGTCGGGCCGGGCCGCGCGGCTCTCCGCCGGGGCCAGCTTCAGGGTCGCCACGAGGGCCGCCAGCGCCAGGCCCAGACGGTCCGCGAAGGCGGCGGCGCGGGGGTCTCCCCGAGAAAGGCGCTCCTCCAGAGCTTCTGGATAGCGGCTGCACACCCGCATCTTCCGGGCGTGCAGTTCCCCCACGCTGCTCCGCAGCAGGCTGGGGAGGCCCTGGGTGCGCCGGGGCAGCCGCTGGAGGCACAGCCGCGCGATGTCCCGCTTCCGGGCGGCGGGGATGGGGGGCAGGTCCGGGGTGCCCAGCTCGGCCCGCATCCGGGGCGCGATGCTCCACGTCGCCAACCATTCGTGCGCCAGGCTGCCCGCCATGCCGTCCGGAAGCCCACCGAAGTGGCCCAGGGTGACCCGGTTCAGGCCGGGGTTGAAGGTCTGGCGCGTGCCCCCACTCACGGCACGTCGCCGTCTTCCAGCTCCGGCACGTCCCCCACCGGAAGCTGCACGTGGGCGACGGTCCCCTTCCCGACCTCGCTCTCCAGCCAGATGCGCCCGCCGTGGGCGTCCACGATGCCCTTGGCGATGCTGAGGCCCAGCCCGGCGCCGCCTGCATCGCGGCTGCGGCTGTCCTCGACCCGGTAGAAGCGGTCGAAGAGGCGCGAGAGGTGCTCGGGCGGAATACCGGGGCCGTCGTCCCCCACGCTCAGGCGCACCTCGCGGCCCTCCTCCTGCGGGGTGCTCGTCAGGGTGACGGTGGTGGCCCCCGCCTTGAGCGCGTTGCCGACGAGGTTGATCAAGACCTGCTTGAGGCGGTCGGGGTCGCCCTCAAAGGCCACCTCCTCGCCCGCGACGCGCAGCTCGGTGCCCTGCGCCTGCCCCAGCGGGGCGAGTTCGCGGGCCACCTCGCCCAGAAAGAGGGTCGAGAGGATGGGCTGGCGGGTCAGGGTCAGCGCCCCGCTGTCCGAGCGGGCGAGTTCCAGCAGGCTGGCGATCAGGGCGGTGAGGCGCTCGGATTCGCTGCGGATGATGTTCAGGCTCTCGCGCTGCTGCCCGGTCGGGTTGGTGCGCCGCAGCAGGTAGCCCGCGTGCCCGCTGATCGCGGTGACCGGCGTGCGCAGTTCGTGGCTGGCGTCGGACGTGAAGCGGCGCTGCGCCTCGAAGCTGGCCTGGAGGCGGCCCAGCATGGCGTTCAGCGCCTGCGCGAGCGCCTGCACCTCGTCCCCGGTCCTGGGCACGGGCACCCGCTCGTCCAGGTTCTGCCCGCCGATCCCTTCGGCAGCCTGCCGCACCTGCCGCAGGGGCCGCAGCGCCCGGCCCGCCAGGACATACGCCCCCGCCGCCGCCGCGAGCAGGCCCAGCAGGCTCAGCGCGAGCACCCCCCGCTGAAGCTGCGCGAGGGTCCGCAGCGCCGGGTCGAGCGGGCGCCCGACATAGGCCACGGCGAGGTTGGGCGGCGCTCCGGGGTCGAGTTGCAGCGGCCCCAGCACCACCATGAACAGGTGCGGGCGGCGGATGTCGGTGTAGGGGTCGCGCACCTCCCGCTCGACCAGGATGCGCCCGTTCGGCGACCCGATCAGGCGGGTGAGTTCCTCGTCGGAGAGCCGGATGGCGTTGTCCGGACCCATCCGGATGAACTGCCGCCGACTGCCCGCCTGACTGCGCACGAAGTTCAGCAGTTGCCGCCGCGCCTGCGGGTCCCGCGCCTCACCGAAATCCCGCATCAGCGAGGCCAGGTCGTAGGTCGGCAGCTCCTCGACCTGAATGGCGTCGTCGGGAAAGAGGTAGACCGCCCGGGGCAGGATTCCGGCCGCGTCCCGCTCCTCGGAGGTCGAGGGGTCCTTGAGGTTCAGCCCCGGCACCACGTCCCGCAGCAGCAGGTAGGAATTGCCCAGTTCGCGCTCGAGGTTGCCGATCAGGCTGCCCCGGATGGTAAAGAACACCGACACCGACACGGCCGCGAGCACCAGCGCGACCAGCCCGCTGTAGAACAGGGTCAGCCGCCAGCGCAGGCTCACGGGGCGGCACCCACCGGGGCGGGACGGTGGCGCCGGAACACAGCGAAACCGGGCGCGTCAGGAAAGCCTGTCACGCCCGGCAGTGTACCCTCCCGCCTCCCGGCCCCTACTCCTCGCGCAGCACGTACCCCACCCCGCGCA
This genomic interval from Deinococcus sp. HSC-46F16 contains the following:
- a CDS encoding ATP-binding protein, which translates into the protein MSLRWRLTLFYSGLVALVLAAVSVSVFFTIRGSLIGNLERELGNSYLLLRDVVPGLNLKDPSTSEERDAAGILPRAVYLFPDDAIQVEELPTYDLASLMRDFGEARDPQARRQLLNFVRSQAGSRRQFIRMGPDNAIRLSDEELTRLIGSPNGRILVEREVRDPYTDIRRPHLFMVVLGPLQLDPGAPPNLAVAYVGRPLDPALRTLAQLQRGVLALSLLGLLAAAAGAYVLAGRALRPLRQVRQAAEGIGGQNLDERVPVPRTGDEVQALAQALNAMLGRLQASFEAQRRFTSDASHELRTPVTAISGHAGYLLRRTNPTGQQRESLNIIRSESERLTALIASLLELARSDSGALTLTRQPILSTLFLGEVARELAPLGQAQGTELRVAGEEVAFEGDPDRLKQVLINLVGNALKAGATTVTLTSTPQEEGREVRLSVGDDGPGIPPEHLSRLFDRFYRVEDSRSRDAGGAGLGLSIAKGIVDAHGGRIWLESEVGKGTVAHVQLPVGDVPELEDGDVP